A genome region from Polypterus senegalus isolate Bchr_013 chromosome 7, ASM1683550v1, whole genome shotgun sequence includes the following:
- the si:ch73-234b20.5 gene encoding vesicle-associated membrane protein 8, which yields MTSSRTNPGSDKLDNLNSQVNDVKDILKDNIGKVLDRGERLDDLIGKTDELQATAESFQRTSTKIARKMWWRNKKMIIILVIVVLIILIVIILLATNVIPT from the exons ATG ACTTCCAGCAGAACAAACCCAGGCTCTGACAAACTGGATAACCTGAACAGCCAGGTCAACGACGTGAAAGATATTCTGAAAGACAACATTGGAAAAGTGTTAGACAGAGGAGAACGGCTAGATGATCTTATTGGCAAGACAGATGAGCTTCAAGCAACT GCTGAATCCTTCCAGAGGACGTCCACAAAGATTGCAAGGAAGATGTGGTGGAGAAACAAAAAGATGATAATTATTCTTGTCATTGTAGTGCTGATTATCCTAATTGTGATCATTCTTCTTGCCACCAATGTTATTCCCACATAG